GCACCAAAGAAAGCTGATTCAGGTGGTAGGCGCGGCGAGCCTCGCGGCCTTGGCCAATTTCTACAAAATCTCGCATGAGGTCAGTTCGATTCCCTTGTATCTGTGGGCGGCGTTAGCGGTAGTTCGGAGCTTCAACAGTCTGCTGGATGTGGTGCGGGTGCGATTCCTTCAAACCAGCAGAGGTGATCTGCACGAACTTGGCGCGCTGGAGATCTTCGATGGTGGCAGAGCCGGTGTAGCCCATAGAGGCACGCAAGCCGCCAACGAGCTGGTGGGTGATGGCCTCGATGGAACCGCGGAAAGGCACACGGCCTTCGATGCCTTCTGGCACGAGCTTGTCTTCGCTTTTCACATCGGCCTGGAAGTAGCGGTCTTTGGAGAAGGAGCGCTTTTCACCAGAAAGGCCACGGCCTTGCATCGCACCCATGGAGCCCATGCCGCGGTAGCGCTTGTACTGCTTGCCTTGCACCACAACGATATCGCCGGGGGCTTCAGCGGTACCTGCCAGCATGGAGCCCAACATCACCGAGGAGGCACCGGCTGCCAGGGCCTTGGAAATATCGCCGGAGAATTGCATGCCGCCGTCGGCGATGATTGGCACGCCTGCCTCATGGGCGGGCACCGAGGCCTCCATGATCGCGGTGATCTGCGGGGCACCGACGCCTGCGACCACACGGGTGGTGCAAATAGAGCCTGGGCCAATGCCGACCTTGATGGCATCGGCACCGGCTTCGATCATGGCCTTGGCTGCGCTGCGGGTGGCGAGGTTGCCGCCGATCACATCGACCTGCTTGCCAAATTCACGCTTGACGCGAGAGACCATATCCAGCACCCCTGAGGAGTGTGCGTGGGCTGAGTCCACTACGAGGACATCCACGCCGGCGTCGACAAGCGAACCTGCACGCTGCCAAGATTCCTCGCCCACGCCGATACCTGCGCCCACCAGCAAACGCCCGGAGGCATCCTTGGTGGCGTTGGGGTGCTGCTCAGTTTTGACGAAGTCTTTGACGGTAATCAGGCCGGTGAGCTTGCCTTGCTTGTCGACGATCGGCAGCTTTTCCACCTTGTTTTGGCTCAGCAGCTCAAGGGCTTCTTCTTTGCCTACGCCCTCTTCGGCCACCACCAGGGGCATCGGGGTCATAACCTCGGAGACTTTGCGTTCAAAATCGCGCTCAAAGCGCATATCACGGTTGGTGCAAATGCCCAGCAAGGTGCCTTCATCATCTACGACAGGCAAACCAGAGATGCGGAAGCGGGCGCACAGGGCGTCGACCTCGGCGATGGTCATATCAGGCGAGCACGTCACAGGATCGGTGACCATGCCAGACTCCGAACGCTTGACCACCTCGACGTGCTGGGCTTGCTCTTCAATAGAGAGGTTGCGGTGCAACACACCCATGCCGCCTTCGCGGGCCATAGCAATTGCCATGCGCGATTCAGTGACCGTGTCCATGGCAGCAGAGATAATCGGGATGTTGAGACGAATGTTGCGAGTCAGTTGCGTCGCGGTGGACACCTCACTGGGAATCACATCCGATGCATCAGGTAGTAGCAGCACATCGTCGAAGGTGAGTCCTACCAGTGCAACCTTGTTGGGATCGTCGCCACCAGTGCTTACTCGCTTATCTGTCATTGAATCTCTCTCCTTGGAAACCGTGATCCATGCAGGCCGAAGCCGCGAACTGTGTGTCTAGCCTACCGCGTTGGGCAATCAGGGCTTGGCTCCTGCTCGTCTTGCCACCTCTAACACCCCCGACTGTGCATTTATTGCCCGGCCTTGGTACTTGAAACCAAAGGCTTACCCCATTTAGGCTGGCTTGGGTGAGCTTCGACTGGCAAATGCCCAAAGACCCCTTCGCCGACGACGATTTCGACCCGGCTTCGCTGTTTGACGACGAAGAAGAACAGCTCCCGCCGCTGAGCGATCAAGAACGCGAGCAAATCAAACAAGAGCTCCAGTTCGTCTACCAATTCCGTGCAGCGCTGCTCCCTAAAGGCGTGATGGGTGTGGTGGCTATCTGCGAGGAGTGCCAAGAAGAGCACTACTACGACTGGGACATCATGATTAACAACATGCGCGCCACCTTGGCCGGAGAGCTCAGCCCCGCGCATGAACCCAGCATGAACCCCAACCCCAATGCCTATGTGCCCTGGGATTATTGCCTCGGCTATATCGACGGCATGAGCAGGCGCTAGCAACAACACCAAAGCCCGGATCAATAATTGATCCGGGCTTTAAGCGTTTCTGGCTCAGCTTCGCGGCCACTTAGCTATTTTGCCGCTTGGCTAGCTGGCGCCTTGGTTACTTTGGGCTGTTTAGCGCTCCATCGCCGGTGCTACTTCTTGCACAACCTCGCTAATGCTGCGAGAGATACCATCGACGGGATCTTCAATCCCAGGCTGCGCCTCAGCATTTTCCTCAACCGGGGGCGCATTACGCACACCAGTTTCTTCCTCTACGGGATCCTCGGTAGAAGGCTCACCGGCATCTGGGGTGGCCTCCACCGTGGGCTCGGAAGTACGAGAGGTTTCCGAAGCGGGAGACTTTTCCTCGTTCTTCGTCTTGGTAACCGTCGTGGTTTCCTTATCGGGCGCCGGCGCGGTGGTAGTGACCGTGGCAGTAATCGTGGTGGATACGCGATCTACCAGCGACTGCCCCACCTTGCGGCCTTCGGGCTTCATGCGGTCTACCAACGCCTGGGCCTCTGCCAGTTTGCGCTTGGCACCCTCAATATCACCGCTGGCTTTCAGGTCATTGGCTTCTTGGAGCGCAGATGCTAATTGCACCACTTCGACGTCGTTGCCGCCAAAGATCTGCTGGTTAAGCCCATACAGGGGGCTGCCTGGCTCTGCGTTATGGATGGCCACACCACTGCCGGCGATCAAGGCGGTAGCTGCTGCCGCACCCACCATGCCGTGGAAGACTGCCCGTGCTGGGCGGTGCAGCGGCACTACCTCGGCCACATCGGCATCGCTTGCTGGATCTTCGGCTGCAAAACGGCCTCGCCTGCGCGGTGCAGGAGCATCTACTGCCGGCATCTCATTGGTTAATGCCTGGTCACGAAAATCAAAGCCAAGTTCTGCCAGCGTCGGTGCCTTGGGCATGTCGGCGCTGACTTCTTCACGCGCTTGGAGGAATAAGGCCGCTAACTCATCGCGACCATCGCTGGGATCAACACCCTGCGCAAGCGCGCTCAAGAAGGCGTCGTCCTCGCGCAGCTGTTCAAGCTGCCGACGAGTCACGCCCTCCTGCTTCGGGTGCCGCCTATTCATTGCCACGCTCCTGCTCCAGAGCCTTTCTTAGTGTTGCTAGTGCTCGATGTTGTGCCACACGGACTGCGCCTGGAGTACTTCCCAGAATTTCTGCCGTCTCATCAGCACTCAGACCATTAAACACCCTGAGGATTACAACCTCACGAGCTTTGTCACTGAGTACATCGAGCAATGCAAGCATCCTGTTACTACCTGCTTGCGCCATGGTCAAATGCTCAGGAGTATCGTGCACAATTTCCGTATCGGGCACCTCATCGGTGGGGTGCGCAAGATCGCGCTTATAGTAGCGCATCGCGTCTGCCACTTTGTTTGAGGCAATGCCATAGACAAAAGCCAGGAAAGGCCTGCCACGATCTACGTAGCGTTCGATGGAGTTCGCCAACGCCAAACAGGTTTCTTGAGCCACATCCTCGGGGGTGGGGTGCCTACCCCCGGACATGCGTGCGCGGGCGTAGCGCAACACTACGGGATAAGAGATTTCAATAATGCGCTCGAGAGCTACGGCATCGCCGGCTTGAGCTTTCGGCACTAGCCGTTGAAGCTCATCCTCGTCGCTCACGTAGTTTCTCCTTGCAGTACCGCATCTCTGGCGTGGTCGCTGTTGAAATTCTAGTACTTGTCACGTTCATAGACCCAACCCCCTGCTCGAAGCCACCCCACCATCGCCCTAGCAGCACCCCCTTCAAAGATTGTTGCACCAGGTGCCAGCCTGCGTGAGCTCGTTGTTTGCCCCAATGCCGAAGAAACATCGCCTAAAGGTCATGTGCGCATCATGTGTTGTTTACTTGCCTGCGCCATCCTATGGGAGCACGCCCTGGCACACGCTGAATATTCAACCGCCACGCCGCTGCATCGGCGGTCTTGGTTGATCAGGCTGCACCACCTTATTTGTTTTCATCGTCTTCTCAAAAGGAGCGCCTACGCATGCCCACCACGACCGTTCTCCCAGGCCCATACACGGTGCAATGGGATTGGCGGCTCGAAGGAGCTTGCCGCGACGAAAGCTCGGATACCTTCTACCACCCCGAAGGCGAGCGCGGTCGCGCCCGCATGATGCGTGAGCGTCGTGCCAAAGAAATCTGCCAAACATGCCCTGTACTCAAAGCCTGCCGCGAACACGCACTCAGCACCGGCGAGGTCTACGGCATCTGGGGTGGGATGACCGAAGGTGAACGCCAGCGCTATTTGCGCTCCGTTCGCATTGAGCAGCGCTAAGCACCACAAAAAAGAAGCACCCTCTCCCAATTGGGAGAGGGTGCTTTTTCACGCTTTGCGCTTTTAGTGGTGATGGTGGTGGCCTGCAGCCTGGGGCTGCGGCTCAGCCGGCTTTTCTACCACCGAGGCTTCGGTGGTAAGCACCATGCGCGCCACGGAAGTAGCGTTGACCACGGCAGAGTGGGTGACCTTGACTGGGTCGATAATGCCCTGCTCGATGAGGTTGCCGTACTCCAAGGAGGCGGCGTTGAAGCCTTCACCATTGCCAAGCTCAACAACGCGCGAGACAATCACGGCGCCATCTTTACCGGCGTTATCGGCAATCCAATACGCGGGCTTTTGCAGGGCGCGGCCAAGAGCCAGCACACCTACCTTGGCATCACCTTCGAATTGCTCGGCGAATTGCTTGAGCTCTTCGGCGATCTGCACCAGCACAGCACCGCCACCGGCGATCACGCCTTCTTGAGCGGCAGCACGAGCAGCGTTGATGGCATCTTCTACGCGCAGCTTGCGCTCAGACACCTCAGTTTCGGTGGCTGCGCCAACCTTGATCACAGCAACGCCACCGGAAAGCTTGGCCAGACGCTCCTCAGCCTTCTCACGATCCCAGGAAGAATCCGTGGTCTCGATCTCGCGGCGGATCTGCTCGCGACGGCGCTCCACGGCATCAGCGGTACCGGCACCATCGACGATGATGGTTTCATCCTTGGTAACGGTCACGCGACGGGCAGCACCGAAGACCTCCGGGGTGGCCTCGTTGAGGGTCACGCCCACTTCCGGGTCCACCACGGTGGCACCGGTCACTACGGCAAGATCGTCCATGAATGCCTTGCGGCGTTCGCCGAAGTACGGAGCCTTGACTGCGACTGCCTTGATGGTCTTGCGGATGGAGTTCACCACGAGCGTCTGCAGCGGCTCGCCTTCAACATCCTCGGCAATGATCAGCAGTGGCTTGTTGGCCTCTACTACCTTTTCCAGCAGCGGCAGGAAATCGGGCAGCGAGGAGATCTTGTTGCGCACCAGCAGCACGGCGGGGTTATCCAAGACGGCGTGCTGGGAATCGGTGTCGGTGATGAAGTAGGGCGAAAGGAAGCCCTTATCAAAAGACACACCCTCGGTGACGTCGAGATAAGACTCGATGGACTGGGATTCCTCGACGGTAACAACGCCGTCTTTGCCCACCTTTTCCATGGCGGCTGCGACCATGTCGCCCACCTCGGCGTCGCGAGAAGACACGGTTGCCACGTTGGCGATATCGGCGGCCGATGCCACTTCTTGGGCGCGAGCAAGCAGCTCTTCGACGACCTTCTCTGCGCCAGCCTGAATGCCACGGTTGAGCTCGATGGGGTTAGCACCGGCAGCGACGTTACGCAGGCCTTCGCTAATCAGCGCCTGAGCCAACAAGGTGGCGGTGGTGGTGCCATCGCCGGCGATGTCGTTGGTTTTCACCGCAACGGACTTCACCAGTTGAGCACCGAGGTTTTCAAAGGGATCCTCGACGTCGATCTCGCGAGCAATGGTCACACCATCGTTGGTCACGGTGGGGCTGCCGAAGCTCTTGTCCAATAC
This window of the Corynebacterium pseudopelargi genome carries:
- the guaB gene encoding IMP dehydrogenase, whose protein sequence is MTDKRVSTGGDDPNKVALVGLTFDDVLLLPDASDVIPSEVSTATQLTRNIRLNIPIISAAMDTVTESRMAIAMAREGGMGVLHRNLSIEEQAQHVEVVKRSESGMVTDPVTCSPDMTIAEVDALCARFRISGLPVVDDEGTLLGICTNRDMRFERDFERKVSEVMTPMPLVVAEEGVGKEEALELLSQNKVEKLPIVDKQGKLTGLITVKDFVKTEQHPNATKDASGRLLVGAGIGVGEESWQRAGSLVDAGVDVLVVDSAHAHSSGVLDMVSRVKREFGKQVDVIGGNLATRSAAKAMIEAGADAIKVGIGPGSICTTRVVAGVGAPQITAIMEASVPAHEAGVPIIADGGMQFSGDISKALAAGASSVMLGSMLAGTAEAPGDIVVVQGKQYKRYRGMGSMGAMQGRGLSGEKRSFSKDRYFQADVKSEDKLVPEGIEGRVPFRGSIEAITHQLVGGLRASMGYTGSATIEDLQRAKFVQITSAGLKESHPHHIQQTVEAPNYR
- a CDS encoding DUF5319 domain-containing protein encodes the protein MSFDWQMPKDPFADDDFDPASLFDDEEEQLPPLSDQEREQIKQELQFVYQFRAALLPKGVMGVVAICEECQEEHYYDWDIMINNMRATLAGELSPAHEPSMNPNPNAYVPWDYCLGYIDGMSRR
- a CDS encoding sigma-70 family RNA polymerase sigma factor, coding for MSDEDELQRLVPKAQAGDAVALERIIEISYPVVLRYARARMSGGRHPTPEDVAQETCLALANSIERYVDRGRPFLAFVYGIASNKVADAMRYYKRDLAHPTDEVPDTEIVHDTPEHLTMAQAGSNRMLALLDVLSDKAREVVILRVFNGLSADETAEILGSTPGAVRVAQHRALATLRKALEQERGNE
- a CDS encoding WhiB family transcriptional regulator, whose protein sequence is MPTTTVLPGPYTVQWDWRLEGACRDESSDTFYHPEGERGRARMMRERRAKEICQTCPVLKACREHALSTGEVYGIWGGMTEGERQRYLRSVRIEQR
- the groL gene encoding chaperonin GroEL (60 kDa chaperone family; promotes refolding of misfolded polypeptides especially under stressful conditions; forms two stacked rings of heptamers to form a barrel-shaped 14mer; ends can be capped by GroES; misfolded proteins enter the barrel where they are refolded when GroES binds) is translated as MAKLIAFDQEAREGLLKGVDTLANAVKVTLGPRGRNVVLDKSFGSPTVTNDGVTIAREIDVEDPFENLGAQLVKSVAVKTNDIAGDGTTTATLLAQALISEGLRNVAAGANPIELNRGIQAGAEKVVEELLARAQEVASAADIANVATVSSRDAEVGDMVAAAMEKVGKDGVVTVEESQSIESYLDVTEGVSFDKGFLSPYFITDTDSQHAVLDNPAVLLVRNKISSLPDFLPLLEKVVEANKPLLIIAEDVEGEPLQTLVVNSIRKTIKAVAVKAPYFGERRKAFMDDLAVVTGATVVDPEVGVTLNEATPEVFGAARRVTVTKDETIIVDGAGTADAVERRREQIRREIETTDSSWDREKAEERLAKLSGGVAVIKVGAATETEVSERKLRVEDAINAARAAAQEGVIAGGGAVLVQIAEELKQFAEQFEGDAKVGVLALGRALQKPAYWIADNAGKDGAVIVSRVVELGNGEGFNAASLEYGNLIEQGIIDPVKVTHSAVVNATSVARMVLTTEASVVEKPAEPQPQAAGHHHHH